A segment of the Bacillus sp. es.034 genome:
AATCAATGAGCACACCTGCCTAAGAACTTCATGTAATAATATTTAATGAATAATAGCTGATAATTCAATTATAGCAAACAGCTAATTCATGCTCTATATAAAGTTTACATAATTTCGTATAATTAAACACTTGGTTTTGCCGTTGACGGAATCCTTGGCTTAGACACCATCTTCTCACGGAACTCCCGAACGAGTTCATCCCCGGAGTACCCTTTCTGCACCAAGTCATCAAGCAGAATCTCCGCATATTCATTCCGCTGTTTCTTCAATTTTCCTTCAAACATAATGCTGATATGTTTATCCATTTCTTTGATGCAACGGATGGATGTCATGAAGGCAGCCGGATCATTGGCAGCATGGGAAATCACGACCTGGATTTCCAAGTCTTCTTTACTTTGCTGGGCCTTCTGGAAAAATTCGATGTATTCATTTGACATATACGTTTCGACAAGCCATGTCTTCTGACCGTCTTCTTTATTGATGATTAGACCGTCCACAAGCTCAAAGTCATGCAGTACCTCGTCCTCCACTACTTGAAGGGAAATCACTTTAAAGGTTTTCATGAACGAACATCTCCCATTTAAAGGTTTTATCAAATTATATCACAGGGGGGAATTGTTTCCCTAATACATTTGGCGATGAAAAAAATGACGAAAGATGCAATTTTGTGTTTTTGACCATGATTTTGATGAAAAAGGGGAAAATCTCCCTAGGCGAATTTCCGAAATTCAAGCCGTTTTTGCCTCGAATTTCGGAAATTCACGATTTTACAAGTTTCCCACATAGGAGGTAAGATGAGTACACCTTAACAGAAAGGAGAAATGAACCCAAGTGATCAACCAAGTGACCCTGGTGGGAAGGCTGACAAAAGATCCAGAAGCGAGAAAAACGATGGAAGGAAAATCAGTACTCAGTGTGACGATTGCCGTGAACCGGCCTTATAAGAACCAGCAAGGCCAAGTTGATGCCGACTTTGTACTCTGTACGATTTGGAACCGTGCAGCGGATAATACGGAGAAATACTGCAGGAAGGGTTCCGTCGTCGGGGTGACGGGCCGCATCCAAACACGTTACTTCGAAAATGATCAAGGAAAGCGCACGTATATCACCGAAGTCGTCGCTGAAAACATCCGGTTCCTGGACAGTAAGCAGGCGTCCCCGGTGACACCTGAACCGAGCAAGAAAGAACCAATCGAATTGCCGTTCTAATATTTTAAAGGGAGATGGAGTTGTGGCCACACTGCAAGAACTTGAACAAAGAATCGACCGACTGGAAAAAATGACGGAAGATCTCATAAAAAAGGTAGCACGAGTCAATGTCGAAAACTTCTACTTATCTCAACGGGTAACCGCCCTTGAACAAGGATACGAATATCCGAACCCGGTTTTGAAAACCTCATCTTAATTTTTTATAACCCTCACCCAGATCTCTTTCCATAAGTGTCAATCCAACCAACCTATAAGTTATGTCTCAAAGTCCAATGGTTACCCGCACGATGCCCCTGATTTGCCTCATTAGATATAAACATGTGTAGTGATAAGTAAGTGAAATATTCCCCTATTTGTCTTCATATTGAGCCGGTTTCCTTGAGGGGAGGCTGGTGTTTTTTGTTTGTAAACGAGAATCGATATTGTTGGTGCCCCCTTTTCAAAATTTAAATCCAATTATATTTGTAAAACACATCTGATTTGTCCACCCCTTTTTTTGAAAAAACCAAACACCAATCAATTTCCCAAAAAAAAACCCCTTTCCCAAAAAAGGAAAGAGGCAAAATTCTATTCCAACACCAACAACGATTCCAAATCCTGATCCGACAATTCTGTCACCCACTGGTCACTGCGGATGATTTCGTCGTTCAGAGCCTGCTTTTTCATGAGCATGGCATCGATTTTTTCTTCAAGGGTGCCGGATGATACCAGCTTGTGCACATGGACGAAACGTTTCTGGCCGATCCGATAAGCACGGTCGGTGGCCTGGTTCTCGACGGCAGGGTTCCACCAGCGGTCGTAGTGGACGACGTGATTGGCAGCGGTCAGGTTCAGACCGGTACCGCCGGCTTTCAGTGATAGAAGAAAGACAGGGAAGTCCCCGTTTTGGAATTTCTCGACGAGTTCATCCCGTTTTCCTTTAGCCGTGCTTCCGTTCAGGAACGGGACATTCACATCGAACTCTTCCTTCATCACGTCCTGGATCATCTCGCCCATTGAGATATACTGGGTGAAGATCAGGCAGGCTTCGCCGGATTCGAGGGCGGTTTCCACGATGTCCTTCAGTTTCTGCATTTTTTCAGAGCGGGATAGGATCGACTTCGGATCCGGTTCTTTTAAATACAGAGCCGGGTGGTTACAGAGCTGCTTCAGCTGGTTGAGCATTTGCAGAATCAATCCTTTGCGCTCAAATCCGCTCAGTGTTTCGATTTTAGTGAGCGTGTCTTTCACGAGTTGCTCATACAAGGCCGCCTGCTCGGCAGTCAGGTGACAATATTCTTTCTGCTCGAGTTTTTCAGGCAGGTTCAATTCGACTTCAGGATCTTTCTTCGTACGACGCAGTAAGAATGGCTTGATTTTGGCCTGAAGCTCTTTGACTTTTTCTTCGTTCTCGTCTTTTTCTATGGGAGCGATGTAATTTTTTTGGTACTGGGTGAACCCACCGAGATAGCCGTGGTTCAGGAAATCAAAGATCGACCACAGTTCCGACAGACGATTCTCCATCGGGGTTCCGGTGAGAGCAATATGATGCTTGCCGCTCAGCTTTCGGATCGCACGGGACTGTTTCGTATTCGCGTTCTTGATATTCTGGGCTTCATCAAGGGAAATCGATGTCCATTCGACGAGTGATAGCTCGTCATAATCGATATGGGACAAGCCGTAAGAGGTGAGCACCACATCGACATCCTTGATCGCACTAGCAAAACCATCACCCTTCGCACGGGTAGGACCGTAATGTAGATGAACCTTCAAGTCCGGAGCAAACTTCTCCAACTCACGCTGCCAGTTTCCGAGAACGGAGGTAGGGGCAACGATCAGGGAAGGGGTTTCCGGTTTTTCGGTATCCCTCACATGTTGCAGATACGTGATGAGCTGCACTGTTTTTCCGAGTCCCATGTCATCGGCAAGACAGGCGCCAAAGCCAAACTTCCGCAAAAAGAGCATCCAGCTCATCCCAAGCTGCTGATAGGGACGGAGCTCACCGATAAAACTATCAGGCGTTTCTGTAAGCGGAATCGATGACACATTCGTCAGCTGATGAACCATTTTTTTCATGGAACGGTTGAGTTCGAGCTGGATCCTGGCGTATTGATAAGGATCATGCTCATCGTCGTCTGGATCCACGTCCGACTCATCCTCGTCACGGGGGACAAGCTCCTGTTCGAGCATATCCTGGATCGAGATTCCTTCCTGTTTAGCTTTCGTCATCATCTGTTGAATCCGGCGAATCATGGCAGGGTCGAGCTTCATCCATTGACCGCGAATCTTCACCAAGCGGCGTTGATCATCTACGAGCTGATTGAAGTCATCCTCTGAAAGATTGACGCCGTTCATGGAGAGACGCCAGTCGAAATCGAGCATGGCGTTGAGACCCACGAAGGATTTACGATAGCTCGTGTCCGTGTTTTTCAGCTTTGCTTTCACGAGTACCTGGGCATCCTTCATCGCTTCCCACCAGGATGGGAGGAGGATCTCAATATCGAGATCGATGAGCTTCTCACTTAAGACGGATAAGAAATCCCAGGCATCATGCTCACCAAGAGCCGTGCGGAGGGAGCCATCCGTATCGCGGAGGATCGGCAGCATCTTCATCCAGCGTTCCTGCTCTTCCGATACGTCCGGGAGATGTTTTTTCCAGGAAGGGGGGACCGTGTCTTCAGCAAGGGATATGATCCGGTTCTGTTTCTTGCGGTCCCGTAAAATCGTTTCAAGTTCCCAGGATTCATCTTCATCAAGGGGTTCCGTGATCCGGAGCCCGATGGAAAACGGCAGCTCCTCATCAGCCCCGGCGATCCATTCACTCCATCGTCTTTCATCAAAATACGCATCCAGCTCTTCAGACGTCAGCGTACTTTCCTTCAGCTTCTGGATCCTTTTCATCGCACTCGAGCCACCCGACGCCATCGCCTCATTCAACGCACCCTGAAACCAGGATTCGGTTAAATTCTTGAGGGACGGACCTCCATCGGGAAGCTCTTCTTCCCAGAATTCGTCGTTGAAATTTGACCATACTTCATCGGGAATGTGAAACTGCAGTCCTTTTTCCTGCCATTCTTCAAAGCGCGGCAGCCAGCGTCCGGCTTCGACGGCCTCATAGATGACCGGGGCAATCGCAATGCATGCCTGGCCGGTTTCATCCCAGTCCCACTGGATCATGCCGCTGAAGTGCTCGCCGGCAAGAAGGGTCAGGAACTGCCACTTGGTGACAGGGATTCCGCCCTCAGCTTCCTCGAGCAGGGTCCCATAGTAGCTTTCTTCATGCCAAAGAAACAGCTGCCCCTTCCATTCTTTTGGGGGAAGGAGTTCGCCTTCGTCGTTTTCCGCAGTGATGAAGAAACGGTCTTCATATTCAGTTGTATGGACATTGATTTTGACGGAAGACAGTTTAAGCATCGATTAACTTACCCTTTCTGCACTCTTCTTGGAACGCGCGTAAACGCCTATATTTCTCCAGAATATAGGTGAGATAGACATCCCACTTATCGGTTTTTTTCGTTTTTTTATAAATCGTCCGGATCTTCTTCATATAACGGACCGCAAGCTTGTAGCTGTCGCGGTTCTTCTGGTCGATGGCTGTGATGACGCCGGCGTAATAGATGGGAAGGGCGAGCTCGGGTGCTTCCTTCGTCACGTCACGGAGACCCATGCCTTCCATTTCCCCGATGCTGTAGTTCATATATTTCTGCAGTTCGACCCATTCACGGTAAGCTCTCGCCGTGATGAGATATTCGTTGTATGAGAAAAAGCTGTACGGAAGCATGGAGAGGAGCAGCTCGTTCACTAGCATGCTGTCCTTCTCCATGAGCCAATCCATCGGCAGAATCCGCACGAACCAGCGGACGAACCGGGTCGCTTCATAATAATCAAGAGTCTCGAGATGATCCGGCATCCTCGACAGGATATTCCGGACCAGGAAGAAGCCGACTTCGTACCGCTTTCCAACGAAAAATTTACGGAGCCAGAATTCACTGTAAGCGACAAGTTCTGTTCCAAGTTCATCGACGACTTCACTTGCTTTATTCAAATCCTCGAGGAGGAGATATTGGTGGATAAGGGCGACGTTGTAAAAGGTCGGATCCTGCTTGTCTTGTTCCTCCAAGCGCGTCACTTCTTCACGGCGCCACGACTTCTGCTTGAACAAGTAGTACCATAGAAAGCGGTACACCTCGGCCTTCATCATCGTACTGTTCTCCGTTGAATCACTCATCTCGATGGTTTGCTTTTTCAAAAAAGCAATATACGGATCGAAGCTGAACGGCATGGCATGGATCGAGAGTTTCTCTACAGCATCTTCCATTTCACCTAACAGGAAATCATACATGCTGTACTGCTCACGGCTCAGTTCGACATTCCGTTTTTGTAGAAAAAGGTCGATTTCAATCGAAAGATAAAAGGTCGCAAACAGCTGATAGAGGGGCTTCCATTCCCGTTCGAACGGCGCTTCCTTCATAAATCGCTTCGTGATATTCTGCACGAGGACGTCCATTAAATAGGGCTGTCTTTCAAGTAACTCCAGGTCTTCTTTTTTAAGGAGGGAGTCAAAGAACTGCCACCATTCCTCAGGGGTGTTCCCGCGTGTTTTCCGTTCGTTCAATAGATCGCTTGCTTTCTTTAAGGCACCGTGCTTTTTCATTAAATCATCCAGTGACTGTGCTTCCTGACTGGCAGGCTGTGATTGACTCCGCCAATTCTGGATCCACTCACTGACCCGTCCAACTTTGTTATAGAGCATAAAAAAGGTCGCCATTTGATGCCGGCACCATTTATCCTGTGGACACGAGCACTTGCTTAACAGGGGGAATAATAAATTCAGCTCTAAGGTGACAGGCGTCACATCCTGAACCTCCGCCGACACTTCATCATCCCGGACCTTTACGTTCGAAACCAGATTCTGACGGAACAAAAGAAGGCCCTTCGACACGACGTTCTTGCTCTCGTCCTGATTCGGGTCCAGCTCACCCTGTATCGACTGACTCATGGGAAGTAACTTATCCTTCAACTCCTGAATACGAATCGACATCAACCAACCTCTCCAATCTATAAAATCGCATTCTTTTATTATAACGCAAAAGGAGGGGGAAAAGGAACATGGGGGTGGGGCAAGTGGTGAAAAGGGGGTGTGGGGTTTGTCGAATGATGTGGTTGGGGGGGTGGATTGGTGGCTGACACGGCAATGGAGGGGACGGTCTATATTTTGGAAGTCGTTAATATAAGGTGTGAAGATTCCCCTTCAAAACCTACTCAATCCCCACCCTACTCCTCCACATGCACATAAAACGTCTCCCCATCATACACATTCACGCTCTTCAACCCCACTTTTTCATCATTTCTCCAATAAAAATCCTTATTTTCGGGAAAGCGGAGCACCAAATCATCACGCTTCACCACCATCACCGGGTTTTTAGAGGTCCGTCCCTCAACCGACACCTCATAACCCCCATCCCGGTAATATTTCACCCCATCCACATACCATGATGCGAGCGGACTGGTCCCCAGTGAAAATCCCAAATAAGTAGAAATCACCTGTGGAATGTCGGTGTTTTCGATTAGTCCGACCGGCTTATCTGGTCCATATGAATATAAAAAGACGTCTTCGCCGGTATGGCCGTGTGTGGTGAAGCCGAGATTTGCCCGCTTCGCCATCAGTTTCACCATCTTATTTTCAAGTTCGTCAACGCTCTTTGCGGCTTCCATTGCGCCAAATTCCTTCTCGCTTAGTTTACTCAACCCATAGTTTGAAAGAACCTCTTTTAAATTCGATCGATCCTTCTTCAGCTGGGAGGTGGCCCCCTTGACGGTAAGCCTGGCTTTCTTTAAAGGTTTGATGAATCGATCGGCAGGCAGACTTTTATAATCTCTGTTTGTCCCGTGATTCCCAAGTGTCAGTCCGCTGTTTCCGTGATCTGTCACTGCAACCACCATGGTGTTCCCGTCTTTCCGGGCAAAATCAAGGGCTTCACTGACTGCATCGTCAAAACTCAATACCTCACTGACCATCCCGACTGGATCGTTCTTATGAGCGGCCCAGTCCACCTTGCTGCCTTCGACCATGAGGAAGAATCCTTTTTCACTTTGTGAAAGCCTGTCAATGGCTGCGCGGGTCATCTCTGCAAGGGAAGGCTCATCTGGATTCAGCTGAGGACGGTCCAGTTCATAAGAGATGTCTTCATCTGCGAACACTCCCCACAGCTTGGGTGATGACGTCCCTCTTAGAAGTCCGTCCCTCTTAAGAACCAGCTCATATCCTGAAGAGTGGATTTTTTTTAAAAGGTTTTCTCCGTCTTCACGGCTGACCTGTTTTGTTTTCAGCATGCCGTCGTCGTCTTTTGTGTGGTCCTTGGATTGCGGCTTCAACCATGCAGCACCACCGCCTAACACAACGTCCAAACCTTGGTACACCTGCTGTTCACCGATATCCCCGAATTCATCCCGGTTCAAAACATGGGAGGTGAACGCAGCAGGGGTGGCATGCTGGATGGGGGAGGTGGACACGATGCCGGTGTTGTAGCCGGACAGTTTGGCGCCTTCGAGGACGGTCAAGACGGGACGTCCTTTGGGGTTCATCCCTATATAATCGGCCTTCGTCTTCACACCTGTCGCCATGGCTGAACCTGCTGCAGCGGAATCGGTGATGGCGGACTGGGCGGAATAGGTCCGGACGCCGCCTCTGAGAATCGTATCGAGCTTGAGGTCCGTCCCTCGATACCAGCGGGACAGGGTGAGGATGTCGGAGTTGGTGCCGTCCATGATCATGAGGATGACGTTTTTGTGGGATGGTGGGGCGGCAGTTGTGGAGGCGGCGGGGAGGGTGAGGGTTAGGAGTGTTAGGAGAATGGTGAGGTGTTTGAGTGTTTTCATGGTGGATTTGAGCTCCTTTTCTTTAGTGTAGGCATAGTATTTGTTGGTCGGGGAGGAGTATGTATAAAGAGATCAATGAATTAAAAAAAGCGACTCGTCAGTTAAACGAATCGCCTAAAATAATGTTTCGGCAGAATGCTACTTCCGCTCTAATATTCCGACCAAAAGGTTTTCTAATACAGTTGCACGGTCCAATTTTTTTAGCCCGTTCACATTGATCCTGTTCCAATCAATCCCTGTTATGAATGGAGTCCCATGCTTTAATGCTGTGATGTCATCAGGATACACAATGTAATATTCACCGGCTTTGACGCCTGTTACAATTTGCTGCTGACCACCCACCTCGAGCCCTGTTTTGACTTTTCTTTTTTCAACGGTTCCGTTCTTTGTAAGGAGCCAGACGAATTTTCCTGTACCGTCTTTTTCAATGGCTGTAACAGGAAGCACAATGGATCCATTTGTATTCTCAGTAATGATGGATAAAAACACATGATGGCCAGGAAGAAGGTTATTTTCACCATCCTGAATCTTTACCTCGACAGGATACATACTGTCCGTTTGCAGGTGTGGATCGTTTTTGGGAAGGGTCGAAACCTTTGTGACGATACCTTTCAGGGTTGCTTTCTCCACATCCGATTGAACGGTGGCATTCATGTTTTCTTTTACTGTTATGATTTCTTTCTCTGTAAGATCGGTCGTAACGATGGTCGACTCTGAAGCAATCGTGATTAAAGGATTGTCTAACTTATGTGAGAGATGTTTGATCGTCCCATCCACGCTGCTTTGAAAGGTCAAGGTCGTTTCATACGAGTCAATATCCGAAATCTGCCGTTCCAGATTATCAATTTGACTCTGGTTTCGTTCCACTTCAAGTTCTTTTGCAGCGATTTCTTTTTTTAATTCTACTTCGGACTGAAGTGCGCTTGCCGCAATGGGAATTTCCTTTTCATCGGATGACACGAACGGGAGTGATGATTCAAGGCTTTTTAAGTCACTGATGGTATCTTCAATACTATCAATCTCATCCTCCAGTTTTTCCACTTCGGATTCTAATACACTTTTTTGTTGTGTTTGATCGGTTACTTCATATTCGTAAAGGGGTGTTCCGTTCGTAACCTGATCGCCTTCCTTCACTAAGAATTTCTTGAAGGATCCAAATTCGTCGTTAAAATAGATGTAGCTCTCATCTTCGGCTGTAACGACACCGGGCTTGGGGAGCTCTTTGACCAAGTCATCTTTTCTGCTGACTTCCCAGTTGTCCACATGCACTTCACGGTCCACCTTGCTATTTGCTTTTTCGATCAAATAGGTGTTTGTACCAATAAACAATAGAGAGAACGTCAATGTGCTATAAAATATGGTTCTTTTCTTCATTATGTATCACAGCCTTTAGAAAGTTAAATTAGGGTCGATATATTTAAAAAAGCTAATAACGCATTTAGAGCCCATAAGAATAAATTCATTAAAAGAATGACCAGCCAGATGATCCAGTTTTTTTGATTGGTTAAACGTTTAATTCCTTTGTATTGAATATAGAATACCCAGACTTTAAAAAGGGAGAAGCTCCCCAATAAGTAGATGACATAAGGTTTGGATGTAATATATTGAATGATGACGCCTAGTGAGAGTGGAGATGAGTACCACTCCAGTGAAAAGAATAAGGAGAGTGGGATATAGGTCAGTTTTTCCACTAATAAAATCAATAGGACGACTCCTTGGGTCATAACCAATTTACGGTATTCCCCTTCGTCCGAGATGGTCCAGAAAATTAACGAAGAAAAAAAGAGGACAATCGAAGCATATAGAAGTCCTGCTAATAATCTACCTGAAAAAAAGAGGAATTTTTCTAATTCATAAGTAGTCGGAGACAGTTTCGTCATTTCTTTTGAAAGAGGGTCCATTCCGATTCCAAATGAAGAAATGAGACCGAATATGACAACGGAAAATAAAAAAAGGAAAAACACATTTTTCCTATAGCCTTTAATGACTTCCATTTCCTTCAACTGATAAAAGAAGGTGGTTGGTTGGGTTAAACCTTTGAATAATCTGACTTCTCTATGCATATAATGATGGCCTCCAGCTTGTATAAATTCCACCTCTTATTCTATCGAAAATCATCGAACTTTTCCATAAATTGTAGAACGAATTCTGAAATTAAATGAAAAAAGCGTCGAATGGACGCTTTTACATTTGGTACGTAAGTAGTGTAGTACCGGTTATAAGGAGGATCGTGAATAAAAATAATCCTACATATAATAATGTCTTTCTGTTTTTCTTTCTCTTATACATTTCTTCTGGAGTTAAAAACGACAAATACAATCCCTCCTGGTTTGGTAGCTGGCTGGCTTGGTTAGCCCCTATAGCTTTGCGTCATCACCTTTCGGTGATTTTGCCATTATTCAGAACCTTACTTCTATTCTATCGACAAATTACAACAAACTGTAATAGGTATTTTATACTTATTTTTTGGAAAAATTTTAAAATAACTCTATCAAAAAGTGTCTTTTTTTGGTATTATATCTAGTAATTGATGTTTGAACTTTCGTCTAATAGTGTAATAAAGTGATAGAAACTGTTTGATATTGTAGGAGGTTGTCCGTTTGAAAGGTAATATAAGCAAGGATCAGCATTTACTCTCGGTTATCCAGAAAGCATATGACAAGGGTCAGCAGGGGAATATGGATACGGATAAGATGATTGATTGGTTAAAGCAAGAGTTGCAGAATGGTTTTTCATTAAATCAAAGCGAAAAAGCGCTGTAGAATCCTTAAAGAGGAGTCTCAGCGCTTTTTGGTTTCTATCGTACTCTAAAATCGGAACGATACCAATTCTTTCCTTTTTTGAATCAATGATTGAACGGTGTGATCCAGTTCTTCTATTTGAAGGGTGAGCGTTTTGTTTCTGGTTTGAATCATTCTTGTTACCTCATCAGGGCTTGGACCTCCTTGGATATCCCTTATTTTAATGAAATATTCCGGTGAGATGATTTTCTTCCATTCTTCATCGGTCAATGAAATAGTGGCTTGTTCTTGAATCATTTTATTGATTTCTTCAACATCCCAGTCGTAAAGTTCTTTTCTTTCCTGAATCGTTTTTCTGGAAATGAAACTGGCGATGGAATGTGCTTTACGAAATGGGATGCTGTAATCCCGGGACAGGGTGTCGGCAAGCTCAGTAATCGTAATGCTGGATTTCTTGGACATTTCTTTGGCATGATCCTTGTTGACTTTTAAAGTGGCGATGACGGCATACATAAGCTTTAAGACACGGTTTGCGTTATTGAACGCACGATAGAGATGTGGCTGCAGGTCATCCTCTGTATCGACGATGTCACCGAACGGGGTGTTATGCACCATGTTCATGGCAGCAAGGGCATCCCCGTAAGCGCTGCTCGCGATGGAGCGGGAATGTTCGATGGACACCGGGTTTCTTTTCTGGGGCATGATACTGCTTACCTGCACATAAGGATCGGCCACCAGAAACGTTCCGAACTCCCTTGTGACATGTTGAAGGAAATCCTGGATCCATCGTCCGGTATTGACCATACATGTCATCAAGGCTGTAGAGGTTTCCAAGAGGTAATCAGCGCCTCCGATCGAATCATAGGAGTTTTCTATGATCGAATCAAATCCCAGTAATTCACGGGTGCGCTCCCGATTGATGGGAAAGCCGGTCGTGGTCAGGGCAGCGGCTCCCAAAGGAGACTGATTCACTGTTTCATAGGCTGATTGAAGCCGTTTAATATCTCGTTGCAGGACATCGTAAATGGCTAAGAAATAATGTCCCAGGGTGGTTGGCTGAGCAGGCTGGGTATGCGTATAACCTGTCATGACCGTTTCTGTATGTTCCTCGGCTTGAGAGAGTAGTACTTCGCTTAATTGGTTGGAAGTCTGTAAGAGCCGCAGGAGGTGCTCTCTCAGTACA
Coding sequences within it:
- a CDS encoding YwpF-like family protein: MKTFKVISLQVVEDEVLHDFELVDGLIINKEDGQKTWLVETYMSNEYIEFFQKAQQSKEDLEIQVVISHAANDPAAFMTSIRCIKEMDKHISIMFEGKLKKQRNEYAEILLDDLVQKGYSGDELVREFREKMVSKPRIPSTAKPSV
- a CDS encoding alkaline phosphatase — translated: MKTLKHLTILLTLLTLTLPAASTTAAPPSHKNVILMIMDGTNSDILTLSRWYRGTDLKLDTILRGGVRTYSAQSAITDSAAAGSAMATGVKTKADYIGMNPKGRPVLTVLEGAKLSGYNTGIVSTSPIQHATPAAFTSHVLNRDEFGDIGEQQVYQGLDVVLGGGAAWLKPQSKDHTKDDDGMLKTKQVSREDGENLLKKIHSSGYELVLKRDGLLRGTSSPKLWGVFADEDISYELDRPQLNPDEPSLAEMTRAAIDRLSQSEKGFFLMVEGSKVDWAAHKNDPVGMVSEVLSFDDAVSEALDFARKDGNTMVVAVTDHGNSGLTLGNHGTNRDYKSLPADRFIKPLKKARLTVKGATSQLKKDRSNLKEVLSNYGLSKLSEKEFGAMEAAKSVDELENKMVKLMAKRANLGFTTHGHTGEDVFLYSYGPDKPVGLIENTDIPQVISTYLGFSLGTSPLASWYVDGVKYYRDGGYEVSVEGRTSKNPVMVVKRDDLVLRFPENKDFYWRNDEKVGLKSVNVYDGETFYVHVEE
- a CDS encoding DEAD/DEAH box helicase is translated as MLKLSSVKINVHTTEYEDRFFITAENDEGELLPPKEWKGQLFLWHEESYYGTLLEEAEGGIPVTKWQFLTLLAGEHFSGMIQWDWDETGQACIAIAPVIYEAVEAGRWLPRFEEWQEKGLQFHIPDEVWSNFNDEFWEEELPDGGPSLKNLTESWFQGALNEAMASGGSSAMKRIQKLKESTLTSEELDAYFDERRWSEWIAGADEELPFSIGLRITEPLDEDESWELETILRDRKKQNRIISLAEDTVPPSWKKHLPDVSEEQERWMKMLPILRDTDGSLRTALGEHDAWDFLSVLSEKLIDLDIEILLPSWWEAMKDAQVLVKAKLKNTDTSYRKSFVGLNAMLDFDWRLSMNGVNLSEDDFNQLVDDQRRLVKIRGQWMKLDPAMIRRIQQMMTKAKQEGISIQDMLEQELVPRDEDESDVDPDDDEHDPYQYARIQLELNRSMKKMVHQLTNVSSIPLTETPDSFIGELRPYQQLGMSWMLFLRKFGFGACLADDMGLGKTVQLITYLQHVRDTEKPETPSLIVAPTSVLGNWQRELEKFAPDLKVHLHYGPTRAKGDGFASAIKDVDVVLTSYGLSHIDYDELSLVEWTSISLDEAQNIKNANTKQSRAIRKLSGKHHIALTGTPMENRLSELWSIFDFLNHGYLGGFTQYQKNYIAPIEKDENEEKVKELQAKIKPFLLRRTKKDPEVELNLPEKLEQKEYCHLTAEQAALYEQLVKDTLTKIETLSGFERKGLILQMLNQLKQLCNHPALYLKEPDPKSILSRSEKMQKLKDIVETALESGEACLIFTQYISMGEMIQDVMKEEFDVNVPFLNGSTAKGKRDELVEKFQNGDFPVFLLSLKAGGTGLNLTAANHVVHYDRWWNPAVENQATDRAYRIGQKRFVHVHKLVSSGTLEEKIDAMLMKKQALNDEIIRSDQWVTELSDQDLESLLVLE
- a CDS encoding HlyD family efflux transporter periplasmic adaptor subunit, which encodes MKKRTIFYSTLTFSLLFIGTNTYLIEKANSKVDREVHVDNWEVSRKDDLVKELPKPGVVTAEDESYIYFNDEFGSFKKFLVKEGDQVTNGTPLYEYEVTDQTQQKSVLESEVEKLEDEIDSIEDTISDLKSLESSLPFVSSDEKEIPIAASALQSEVELKKEIAAKELEVERNQSQIDNLERQISDIDSYETTLTFQSSVDGTIKHLSHKLDNPLITIASESTIVTTDLTEKEIITVKENMNATVQSDVEKATLKGIVTKVSTLPKNDPHLQTDSMYPVEVKIQDGENNLLPGHHVFLSIITENTNGSIVLPVTAIEKDGTGKFVWLLTKNGTVEKRKVKTGLEVGGQQQIVTGVKAGEYYIVYPDDITALKHGTPFITGIDWNRINVNGLKKLDRATVLENLLVGILERK
- the ssb gene encoding single-stranded DNA-binding protein, with amino-acid sequence MINQVTLVGRLTKDPEARKTMEGKSVLSVTIAVNRPYKNQQGQVDADFVLCTIWNRAADNTEKYCRKGSVVGVTGRIQTRYFENDQGKRTYITEVVAENIRFLDSKQASPVTPEPSKKEPIELPF
- the argH gene encoding argininosuccinate lyase encodes the protein MVNLDDFIKSEGISFPGKTYVEELLMPVFNDQRDYLFHVMFDIHRAHVIMLSEQHIISKPEAEKMLEGINRVAETDVVGVCYQPQFEDLFFMMEAKIGEEIGDELAGKIHIGRSRNDMGVAMYRLVLREHLLRLLQTSNQLSEVLLSQAEEHTETVMTGYTHTQPAQPTTLGHYFLAIYDVLQRDIKRLQSAYETVNQSPLGAAALTTTGFPINRERTRELLGFDSIIENSYDSIGGADYLLETSTALMTCMVNTGRWIQDFLQHVTREFGTFLVADPYVQVSSIMPQKRNPVSIEHSRSIASSAYGDALAAMNMVHNTPFGDIVDTEDDLQPHLYRAFNNANRVLKLMYAVIATLKVNKDHAKEMSKKSSITITELADTLSRDYSIPFRKAHSIASFISRKTIQERKELYDWDVEEINKMIQEQATISLTDEEWKKIISPEYFIKIRDIQGGPSPDEVTRMIQTRNKTLTLQIEELDHTVQSLIQKRKELVSFRF